A single region of the Terriglobia bacterium genome encodes:
- the asnB gene encoding asparagine synthase (glutamine-hydrolyzing), translating into MCGIAGILKLSGPVTSQEVTAVLRMLDAEIHRGPNDWGILFPDSVANDAQVLREIEARGRGHDFSYRASGSGVSAVLGTRRLSILDLSEKARMPMGSHDGRTWITYNGEIYNFRELRAELIGRGYSFRSESDTEVLLHGYEEWGEDLIPRLHGMFAFAVLRTGARPALLLAKDRFGIKPLYYFADDERLLFASEVRSLLASGLVPQRHDLEAMVRFLQLGSVPLPLTTVRGVCALPAAHLLATEDGKIRVRQYWDLGQCFRNRKEADKGEDRVLRLLTDSVRAHSVSDVPLGIFLSGGIDSSALVALASLAGQRPVKTVTLTFEEPEYDESLYARAVARKYGTQHGEVRLTQGDFFQELPRIFGAMDQPTVDGVNAYFVSKAAKALGLTVVFAGTGADEIFLGYQHLRQAASVGRISQVMARIPKPLRSRIVRTAYNVGIPYGRRERLTYLNRPTWENMYLLIRGLFAPQQIQQFLGITEREVRDLGLCIPASHQTPDTSFADFMVSLEFHHYLQNQLLKDTDFMSMSHSIEARVPYLDNCVVEYVLGVPARRRLQGHTPKPLLVKALGDRLPQSVWDRPKQGFSFPFGEWLRSDRGSLEADVQARRLFESHAVQELWAQFRQGRVHWSRPWALSVLTRAMEAEQPVAAARAAAVPAVSLRAPAEVAPASLPAPAPARSTGPGGMRRGALRAGQQHVLVLLTDLLDAFGGIQTFNRSLVKALDGIAVARRWPVELLVLNDRRRAHCESPYFDPEAVAYRSFQRNSTQFVSAAVRAASRATTAIIGHVNFCPVLPLMKVSATAVDFILVVHGIEVWKPLSLLQRWGVRQLNEVLTVSDFTRDEMRLHNQVNGLSFTTFPDTLDPFYGGADAGDARARLGLPAGRMLLSVSRLHETEFYKRIDLILESMPAVLKQAPDVFLVVVGEGRDRARLQRLAAQLRLDDRVRFTGRVSEEDLPLYYQACDVFVLPSLKEGFGIVFLEAMQYAKPCIGARAAAVPEVIVDGESGLLTAPGDARSLELAITALLSDEALRQAMGRAGLRRLETNFSFSAFRHRLEEVLCRPPA; encoded by the coding sequence ATGTGTGGCATCGCGGGAATCCTCAAACTGTCCGGGCCGGTGACATCGCAGGAAGTAACCGCGGTACTCCGGATGCTTGACGCCGAGATTCACCGCGGCCCCAACGATTGGGGCATTCTGTTTCCCGACTCGGTCGCCAACGATGCCCAGGTGCTGCGCGAGATCGAAGCCCGCGGCCGCGGCCACGATTTTTCCTATCGCGCCAGCGGATCGGGAGTATCGGCGGTGCTGGGCACGCGCCGTCTCTCCATCCTCGACCTGTCGGAAAAGGCGCGCATGCCGATGGGCAGCCACGACGGCCGCACCTGGATCACCTACAACGGCGAGATTTACAATTTTCGCGAATTGCGCGCCGAACTGATCGGGCGCGGCTACTCCTTCCGCTCCGAATCCGACACCGAAGTGCTGCTCCACGGTTACGAAGAGTGGGGCGAGGATTTGATCCCTCGCCTGCACGGCATGTTTGCTTTCGCCGTGCTGCGGACCGGCGCCCGGCCCGCGCTGCTGCTCGCCAAGGACCGCTTCGGTATCAAGCCGCTTTACTACTTTGCTGACGATGAGCGCCTGCTGTTCGCCTCCGAGGTCCGCTCGCTGCTGGCCAGCGGTCTTGTTCCGCAGCGGCATGATCTCGAGGCCATGGTGCGTTTCCTGCAATTGGGATCCGTACCGCTGCCGCTGACCACGGTGCGTGGCGTATGCGCCTTGCCTGCCGCGCACCTGCTCGCCACCGAGGACGGCAAGATTCGTGTGCGCCAGTACTGGGACCTGGGCCAGTGTTTCCGTAATCGCAAAGAAGCGGACAAAGGGGAGGACCGTGTCCTGCGCTTACTGACCGACTCCGTCCGTGCCCACTCGGTCAGCGACGTTCCCCTGGGAATCTTTCTCAGCGGCGGCATTGACTCCTCAGCCCTGGTGGCCTTGGCCAGCCTGGCCGGACAGCGTCCGGTCAAGACCGTTACTCTCACCTTCGAGGAGCCTGAGTACGACGAGTCCCTCTATGCGCGCGCCGTGGCCCGCAAGTACGGCACGCAACATGGCGAAGTCCGCCTCACGCAGGGCGATTTCTTCCAGGAATTACCCCGCATCTTCGGCGCCATGGACCAGCCCACGGTGGACGGCGTAAATGCCTACTTCGTCTCCAAGGCGGCAAAGGCGCTGGGGCTGACCGTGGTTTTCGCCGGCACCGGCGCCGACGAAATCTTTCTCGGATATCAACATCTGCGGCAAGCCGCCTCCGTCGGGCGCATCTCCCAGGTGATGGCGCGCATCCCCAAACCCCTGCGCTCGCGCATCGTCCGCACCGCCTACAACGTCGGCATTCCCTACGGGCGCCGCGAACGGCTCACCTACTTAAACCGACCCACCTGGGAGAACATGTACCTCCTAATCCGCGGGCTCTTCGCCCCGCAGCAAATCCAACAATTTCTCGGCATCACCGAGCGCGAGGTGCGCGATCTCGGCCTCTGCATCCCCGCATCCCACCAGACGCCCGACACCAGCTTTGCCGATTTCATGGTCAGCCTCGAGTTCCACCACTATCTGCAGAACCAGTTGCTCAAAGACACGGATTTCATGAGTATGAGCCACTCCATCGAGGCGCGTGTTCCTTACCTCGATAATTGTGTCGTCGAGTACGTGCTTGGCGTCCCTGCTCGGCGTCGGCTGCAAGGGCACACGCCGAAGCCCCTGTTGGTAAAAGCCTTGGGCGACCGTTTGCCGCAGAGTGTGTGGGACCGTCCCAAGCAGGGCTTCAGTTTCCCGTTCGGCGAATGGTTGCGCTCCGATCGCGGCTCCCTCGAAGCCGATGTGCAGGCGCGTCGGTTGTTTGAATCGCACGCCGTGCAAGAACTGTGGGCGCAGTTTCGCCAGGGCCGAGTGCACTGGTCGCGGCCATGGGCGCTGTCGGTGTTGACGCGTGCTATGGAAGCCGAGCAACCGGTCGCGGCCGCCCGCGCTGCTGCGGTGCCTGCGGTTTCTTTACGTGCTCCGGCGGAAGTGGCCCCGGCATCCCTGCCCGCACCTGCGCCGGCGCGCAGCACCGGGCCCGGCGGGATGAGGCGCGGCGCGCTCCGCGCCGGACAGCAACACGTGCTGGTGCTGCTCACCGATCTGCTCGACGCCTTCGGCGGCATCCAGACCTTCAACCGCTCCCTGGTCAAGGCGCTCGACGGCATCGCCGTTGCGCGCCGCTGGCCTGTCGAGTTGCTGGTGCTCAACGACCGCCGTCGTGCCCATTGCGAGTCTCCCTACTTCGATCCCGAGGCGGTCGCCTACCGGTCGTTCCAGCGCAACTCGACTCAATTCGTGAGCGCTGCCGTGCGCGCCGCCTCCCGCGCCACCACCGCTATCATTGGCCACGTCAACTTCTGCCCGGTGTTGCCGCTCATGAAGGTCTCTGCCACGGCGGTGGATTTCATCCTCGTCGTGCACGGCATTGAGGTGTGGAAGCCGCTCTCCCTCTTGCAGCGCTGGGGCGTGCGGCAGTTGAATGAAGTGTTGACCGTCAGCGACTTTACCCGCGACGAGATGCGCCTGCATAATCAGGTCAACGGGCTGTCCTTCACCACCTTTCCTGACACGCTCGATCCTTTTTATGGCGGAGCCGATGCTGGCGACGCACGCGCCCGGCTCGGCCTGCCTGCCGGTCGCATGCTGCTGAGCGTCTCGCGCCTCCACGAGACCGAGTTTTATAAGAGGATTGACCTCATCCTGGAGTCCATGCCGGCGGTGCTTAAGCAGGCGCCCGATGTTTTCCTCGTGGTAGTGGGCGAGGGCAGAGACCGCGCCCGCCTGCAACGGCTTGCAGCCCAACTCCGCCTCGATGATAGAGTGAGGTTCACCGGCCGCGTTTCGGAGGAGGACTTGCCGCTCTATTACCAGGCATGCGACGTTTTCGTCCTCCCCAGCCTGAAAGAGGGGTTCGGCATCGTTTTCCTGGAGGCCATGCAGTACGCAAAGCCGTGCATCGGCGCGCGCGCCGCCGCCGTTCCAGAGGTCATCGTGGACGGCGAGAGCGGCCTGCTCACTGCCCCTGGCGACGCCCGCAGCTTGGAGCTCGCCATCACCGCCCTGCTCAGCGACGAAGCCCTCCGCCAAGCCATGGGTCGCGCCGGACTGCGTCGACTCGAAACCAACTTTTCTTTTTCCGCATTCCGCCATCGGCTCGAGGAGGTCCTGTGTCGGCCCCCGGCCTGA
- a CDS encoding O-antigen ligase family protein → MDRRSTADARRAGGMPVKTPVSVVVRHAPSGLTWPDASDRVELWDNLLLFGLGLVLGFAALAFGTTEPWSEFILECGAAALFLLWAARQVVGGKLELRPSPLYFPTLAFALLVAVQLVFGISVYRYATVQESFRYLAYGLLMFVAIQSFHSRQQIQRFLFGMSVFGFLLAVFAILQDLTSNGKLYWVRTPTVKAWAYGPYANHSHWAGLMELLTPLPLALMMRQRATPPQKALLGFAILMMGSTIFLSGSRGGMISFAVQVVFGATLMLLRGRSSERLRDLAILAVIGVAFLTWLGGSRVSQRIESAYTEGGATMSNTLDARFRLALDKDTFAMAKARPILGWGLNCFPAAFPQFQTFYTDRFVNAAHNDFLQLLAETGVIGFAIMLWFLIGMFRSALRRTRPAGFVSSAKLSALVACAGVLVHGLVDFNLHVAANAALFYVLAALASAEEVEGASRNVVRREQGPVLVHDITLN, encoded by the coding sequence ATGGACCGACGATCTACGGCTGACGCGCGCCGCGCCGGAGGCATGCCGGTGAAAACTCCGGTTTCCGTCGTTGTCCGTCACGCACCCTCGGGCCTGACTTGGCCGGATGCAAGCGATCGTGTCGAGTTGTGGGACAACCTGCTGTTGTTCGGCCTGGGATTGGTGCTGGGGTTCGCCGCGCTGGCGTTTGGCACGACAGAGCCGTGGTCGGAGTTCATCCTGGAGTGCGGCGCGGCCGCGTTGTTCCTGCTGTGGGCGGCCCGCCAGGTGGTGGGGGGCAAACTGGAACTGCGGCCCAGCCCGCTGTACTTCCCTACCCTCGCCTTCGCTCTGCTGGTTGCCGTGCAACTGGTGTTCGGGATCTCGGTTTACCGCTACGCGACCGTGCAGGAGAGCTTCCGCTACCTGGCGTACGGGCTGCTGATGTTTGTCGCCATCCAGAGCTTTCATAGCCGGCAGCAGATCCAGAGGTTTCTGTTCGGCATGAGCGTGTTTGGGTTTCTGCTGGCGGTGTTTGCCATCCTGCAGGACCTCACGTCAAACGGCAAGCTCTATTGGGTCCGGACGCCGACGGTCAAGGCGTGGGCGTACGGTCCTTACGCGAACCACAGCCACTGGGCGGGCCTGATGGAGTTGCTGACGCCGCTGCCGCTGGCGCTGATGATGCGGCAGCGCGCCACGCCGCCGCAGAAAGCGCTGCTTGGATTCGCCATCCTGATGATGGGAAGCACCATCTTCCTGTCGGGTTCGCGCGGAGGCATGATTTCGTTCGCCGTGCAGGTCGTATTTGGTGCGACCTTGATGTTGCTCCGTGGACGCTCCAGCGAGCGGCTTCGCGATCTCGCCATCCTGGCCGTCATCGGCGTGGCGTTTCTTACATGGTTGGGCGGCTCCCGGGTTTCGCAGCGCATCGAGAGCGCCTATACCGAGGGCGGAGCCACCATGAGCAACACGCTGGACGCGCGCTTCCGTTTGGCGCTGGACAAAGATACGTTCGCGATGGCCAAGGCGCGTCCCATCCTCGGTTGGGGGCTGAACTGCTTCCCCGCCGCGTTCCCGCAATTTCAGACGTTTTATACCGATCGTTTCGTCAACGCCGCGCACAACGATTTCCTGCAATTGCTGGCGGAGACGGGTGTGATCGGGTTCGCGATCATGCTATGGTTCCTGATCGGCATGTTCCGCTCGGCGCTGCGCCGCACCAGGCCGGCGGGATTTGTCTCCTCGGCAAAACTGTCGGCCCTGGTGGCATGTGCCGGTGTGCTGGTGCATGGGCTGGTGGATTTTAACCTGCACGTAGCCGCCAATGCCGCGCTGTTCTATGTCTTGGCTGCGCTGGCGAGCGCTGAGGAGGTAGAGGGGGCGTCGCGCAACGTCGTCCGCCGCGAACAGGGCCCCGTGCTGGTTCATGACATCACGTTGAACTAG
- a CDS encoding polysaccharide biosynthesis tyrosine autokinase, which produces MDPRQLTSGSSVPAPYEPQSVEFPSIPLTSGYYPFQQEGISVWEYLRTLYKHRWLILASLVIMGTLATIATLRMTPIYEASGRIEVNKPAQNILPFKESGTYGGGGDDDTVEIETQVKILQSDALAADVARRLSPTAAAYLGLKGTPGLGAGEYVKLDVTQAARSAGRIKGGLSVTTVPRTRLVEIRYASANPQVAAEVVNTMIDAYIEHNIRSHFESTMQASEWLSKQLTDLRVKSETTQQKLVDYQKQKQIVGVDEKQNITLSKLDQLNKELTTAEAERIQREATYRMTQADDPEQIHNLAKSADSNSLLIGLKQQQATLRTHIAQLQVLYGPSHPKMVEARNQLAAVESSIQTELKRNAARLKSDYEVALQRESMLRREFENQKSEANKLNEDAIEYTMLKRDADTSRQLYDGLLQKLKEAQVSAGLNSSNVRIVDAAAVPASPSRPNKRLNIMLGLLLGLGSGIGLAFLIESLDTTVSSPEEAESAAALPSLGVIPLSARAPVRKLLARSSGATAEADNESHMIAHFRPRSQSAEAYRALRTSLLLSGSGTPPKTIVITSPLPQEGKTSTALNSAVVLTQMGARVLLVDCDLRRPSIHRALGMPNRSGLSTLLATGQGLENIILKSQQIPNLWAVPAGPPPPQPAELLSTKFFQDCLAKWKEEYDHVIIDTPPVLSVTDAVVLSVYADSVVLVVRSDVTTKNALRQARDLLLQVNARVTGTLLNGVDLTSPGSYYYYYSYGYGQKNRYYSESRHS; this is translated from the coding sequence ATGGATCCGAGGCAGTTGACCTCAGGGAGCAGCGTACCCGCTCCCTACGAGCCGCAATCGGTTGAATTCCCAAGCATTCCCTTAACATCCGGTTATTACCCGTTCCAGCAGGAAGGTATTTCCGTTTGGGAATACCTGCGGACGCTGTACAAGCACCGCTGGTTGATCCTGGCTTCCCTGGTCATCATGGGAACGCTGGCGACCATCGCCACCCTGAGGATGACGCCGATCTACGAGGCCTCGGGACGAATTGAGGTCAACAAGCCTGCCCAGAACATTCTTCCCTTTAAGGAGTCTGGCACTTACGGTGGCGGCGGGGACGACGACACGGTCGAAATCGAGACGCAGGTCAAGATTTTACAAAGTGACGCGCTGGCGGCGGACGTCGCCCGGCGGCTCTCTCCGACAGCGGCAGCTTATCTGGGCCTCAAAGGCACCCCGGGACTCGGCGCCGGTGAATACGTGAAACTCGATGTGACGCAGGCGGCGCGCTCGGCAGGCCGGATCAAGGGGGGATTGAGCGTAACCACGGTGCCGCGCACGCGGCTGGTGGAGATCCGTTATGCCAGCGCCAATCCGCAGGTGGCGGCGGAAGTCGTCAACACGATGATCGACGCCTACATCGAACACAACATCCGCAGTCACTTCGAGTCCACGATGCAAGCCTCGGAGTGGCTCTCGAAGCAGCTCACCGACTTGCGGGTGAAGTCGGAAACGACGCAACAGAAGCTGGTGGATTACCAGAAGCAGAAGCAGATCGTCGGGGTTGACGAAAAACAGAACATCACGCTGAGCAAGCTCGACCAGTTGAACAAGGAACTGACGACTGCCGAAGCGGAACGGATCCAGAGGGAAGCCACCTACCGCATGACTCAGGCCGACGACCCGGAGCAGATCCACAACCTGGCCAAGAGCGCCGATTCCAACAGCCTGCTGATTGGGTTGAAGCAGCAGCAGGCAACGCTGAGGACGCACATCGCGCAGTTGCAGGTGCTGTACGGGCCGTCGCACCCAAAGATGGTGGAGGCCCGCAACCAGTTGGCGGCGGTCGAAAGCTCCATCCAGACCGAGTTGAAGCGCAACGCGGCGCGGCTGAAAAGCGATTACGAAGTGGCCTTGCAGCGCGAGAGCATGCTGCGGCGGGAGTTCGAGAATCAAAAGTCTGAAGCCAACAAGCTCAACGAGGACGCGATTGAGTACACCATGCTCAAGCGCGACGCCGACACCAGCCGCCAGCTCTACGACGGCTTACTGCAGAAGCTGAAGGAAGCGCAGGTATCGGCGGGATTGAATTCCAGCAACGTGCGCATTGTGGACGCCGCCGCGGTGCCCGCAAGCCCGTCGCGGCCGAACAAGCGGCTGAACATCATGCTGGGCCTGCTGCTGGGACTGGGGAGTGGCATCGGCCTGGCATTCCTGATCGAGTCCCTGGATACGACCGTCAGTTCGCCGGAAGAGGCGGAGTCGGCGGCCGCCCTGCCCTCGCTGGGCGTGATTCCGCTCAGCGCCCGCGCACCGGTACGCAAACTGCTGGCGCGCTCCAGCGGAGCGACGGCTGAGGCCGACAACGAGTCGCACATGATCGCGCACTTCCGGCCGCGCTCGCAGTCGGCAGAGGCCTACCGCGCTCTGCGCACTTCGCTGTTGCTCTCCGGCTCGGGCACGCCGCCCAAGACCATCGTTATCACCAGCCCGCTGCCGCAGGAGGGCAAGACCTCCACGGCGCTCAACAGCGCGGTAGTGCTGACGCAGATGGGCGCGCGCGTCCTGCTGGTGGATTGCGATCTCCGCCGTCCCAGCATTCACCGGGCGCTGGGCATGCCCAACCGCTCCGGGCTGAGCACGCTGCTGGCGACCGGCCAGGGCTTGGAGAACATCATCCTGAAGTCGCAGCAAATCCCGAATCTGTGGGCGGTGCCGGCGGGCCCGCCGCCGCCGCAGCCAGCGGAGCTGCTCTCGACCAAGTTTTTCCAGGATTGCCTAGCGAAATGGAAAGAGGAGTACGACCACGTCATCATTGACACGCCGCCGGTGCTGTCGGTGACCGACGCGGTGGTGCTGTCCGTCTACGCCGATTCCGTGGTGTTGGTGGTGCGCTCCGACGTGACCACCAAGAATGCGCTGCGGCAGGCGCGCGACCTGCTGTTGCAGGTGAATGCGCGTGTCACCGGCACGTTGCTGAACGGGGTGGACCTGACCTCGCCCGGGTCATACTACTATTACTATTCGTACGGTTACGGGCAGAAGAACCGCTACTACAGCGAATCGCGGCATAGCTGA
- a CDS encoding tetratricopeptide repeat protein, with translation MRIELHSARRKLLFGALCLGLIAGYVYRAGRSYLVSRAADSTDPEVLERAVRLEPGNAQAWYRLGRVRSVFMQDVPGSIPLLQRALSLDPHHARYWLDLGLAYQYTGDAAAQRNAIHQAVRYDAHDPDIAWEAGNFYLVAGDTDRALSLFHNALEGDTTGKNLARAVLLSLRATNNDFVRVVDQVLPRNPYYCLQFAELLTDARQYQAADMVWSRAVGLGKHIPIRFAANYLASLVERNNSARARSAWNDLAKLDPELQPYAYSADNLIVNGRFEHNILNVGFDWHYTVSENVTLEVDNSTIHGGTHALLITFNGQPVSDLGLRQTVPVDGDECYEFSAFLRTSELDSVGGPRFSLQDVKTAHAYVLTEDMTGTHGWEERRQTFRTEPGTHFLELKIVRNKPDTAIRGRAWTDDLRLTRAAPEACR, from the coding sequence ATGCGCATCGAGCTGCATTCTGCGCGACGAAAGCTCCTGTTCGGCGCCCTTTGCCTCGGCCTGATCGCCGGGTACGTGTATCGCGCCGGACGGAGTTACCTCGTCTCGCGCGCCGCCGACAGCACCGACCCGGAAGTGCTCGAGCGTGCCGTGCGCCTGGAACCGGGCAATGCGCAGGCGTGGTACCGGCTTGGGCGAGTGCGCTCGGTGTTCATGCAGGATGTTCCGGGGTCCATTCCTCTGTTGCAGCGGGCCCTTTCCCTCGATCCTCACCACGCACGATACTGGCTCGACTTGGGCCTGGCATACCAATACACCGGCGATGCGGCGGCGCAGCGCAACGCGATTCATCAAGCCGTCCGCTACGATGCGCACGACCCCGACATCGCGTGGGAGGCGGGAAACTTTTATCTCGTGGCCGGGGACACCGACCGCGCCCTGTCGCTGTTTCACAACGCCCTGGAAGGCGACACCACGGGCAAGAATCTGGCGCGTGCCGTCTTGCTCAGCTTGCGGGCCACGAACAACGATTTCGTACGCGTGGTTGACCAGGTGCTGCCGCGGAATCCCTATTACTGTCTCCAGTTTGCAGAGCTGCTGACCGACGCGCGCCAGTACCAGGCCGCCGATATGGTGTGGTCACGCGCCGTCGGGCTGGGCAAGCACATCCCAATCCGCTTCGCCGCCAATTACCTGGCGAGCCTGGTGGAGCGCAACAACTCCGCCCGGGCGCGTTCGGCCTGGAACGACCTGGCCAAGCTGGACCCTGAACTTCAGCCGTACGCTTACTCCGCCGACAATCTGATCGTGAACGGCCGCTTCGAACACAACATCCTGAATGTCGGTTTCGACTGGCACTACACGGTCAGCGAGAACGTCACTCTGGAGGTGGACAACTCCACCATTCACGGGGGAACGCATGCCTTGCTGATCACCTTCAACGGGCAGCCGGTGAGTGACCTCGGGCTGCGGCAAACCGTGCCGGTGGACGGGGACGAGTGTTACGAGTTCTCCGCGTTCCTGCGCACCAGCGAATTGGACAGCGTCGGCGGCCCGCGGTTCTCGCTGCAGGATGTGAAGACGGCGCACGCTTACGTGCTCACCGAAGACATGACCGGTACCCACGGCTGGGAAGAGCGGCGGCAAACCTTCCGCACCGAACCCGGCACCCACTTCCTAGAATTGAAGATCGTGCGTAACAAGCCCGATACTGCGATCCGCGGCCGGGCATGGACCGACGATCTACGGCTGACGCGCGCCGCGCCGGAGGCATGCCGGTGA
- a CDS encoding ABC transporter permease encodes MSAAKFSQAPNRGAAAPTVTLIAPSRGLSAVNLRELWENRELLYFLAWRDIKVRYKQTALGATWALLQPLFLMVIFTFLFGRVAKVPVPVPYPIFAFCGLLPWQLFAFGLGQSSNSLVQSQNLISKVYFPRLVIPIASVIAGLLDFAIAFVLLLGMMVYYRVPPGYGVFLLPLFVLLAVLTALTAGIWLSAVNVRYRDVQYTLGFLVQFWMLATPVGYPSSVVPARWRWVLGLNPMAGVVEGFRWALLGRGDKPGIMLGISVGVVLLLLIAGLHYFRRVERTFADIV; translated from the coding sequence CTGAGCGCAGCGAAATTCAGCCAAGCGCCGAATCGCGGCGCCGCTGCCCCCACAGTCACCCTGATCGCCCCATCCCGGGGCCTCTCGGCGGTCAACCTGCGCGAGCTTTGGGAAAACCGCGAGCTGCTCTATTTCCTCGCTTGGCGCGACATCAAGGTGCGCTACAAGCAGACTGCGCTCGGCGCCACTTGGGCCCTTCTGCAACCGCTGTTTCTCATGGTCATCTTCACCTTTCTGTTCGGACGCGTCGCTAAAGTCCCGGTGCCGGTGCCTTATCCAATCTTCGCCTTCTGCGGCCTCCTGCCCTGGCAACTGTTCGCCTTTGGACTCGGACAATCCAGCAACAGCCTGGTGCAAAGCCAGAACCTCATCAGCAAGGTTTATTTCCCGCGCCTGGTGATTCCCATCGCCTCCGTTATTGCCGGCCTGCTCGACTTCGCCATCGCCTTCGTCCTGCTGCTCGGCATGATGGTGTACTATCGCGTCCCGCCCGGCTACGGCGTGTTCCTTCTCCCGCTGTTTGTGCTGCTCGCCGTGCTCACCGCATTGACCGCCGGCATTTGGCTCTCCGCCGTTAACGTTCGCTATCGTGACGTCCAGTACACGCTCGGATTTCTCGTTCAATTCTGGATGTTGGCCACACCCGTGGGCTATCCCAGCTCCGTGGTTCCGGCGCGCTGGCGCTGGGTCTTGGGGCTCAATCCCATGGCCGGCGTGGTCGAGGGTTTTCGATGGGCGCTACTTGGCCGCGGCGACAAACCCGGCATCATGCTCGGCATCTCCGTCGGCGTCGTGCTGCTTTTGCTGATCGCTGGCCTGCACTACTTCCGTCGTGTGGAACGCACTTTCGCCGACATTGTTTGA
- a CDS encoding sigma-54 dependent transcriptional regulator, with protein sequence MPAGSKILIVDEQAEACSLLSEYMRREGLTAVIAHTGEAGLEKIRSEVPDTLILASRLPDMDGMQALKAAKALDEDLPVILMTHTPEIRAAVAAMRAGAHDYLEKPLKHHEVLRVVFRALNERSLKRKLRCLSSQVEDEASLRESMGPSSVISRLASEVARVAKTNFSVLILGETGTGKELVARATHALSFRSQNPLLTVDCGAVPETLLDSELFGHEKGAYTGADHRRIGRFEMASGGTFFLDEVSNMPLGSQAKLLRVLQERTICRIGGTQHIPVDVRILAASNQDLHRAAESKQGLFRRDVYFRLNEYTIKLPPLRERREDIPYLAQRFLNLTNAELHKKVENFTQGAADALLAYHWPGNVRELRSMIRRAVLLADDTIDEHHLAIPTAPPQVAAISEDDAGYAAAGQKPWNGLSLKDIVQPRIAALEREILLRVMRETGGNKARASRLLHIDYKTIHLKLKEYGIPAERTRKGEF encoded by the coding sequence ATGCCTGCGGGAAGCAAGATTTTGATTGTGGACGAGCAAGCGGAGGCGTGCAGCCTGCTTTCCGAGTACATGCGGCGCGAAGGCCTAACCGCGGTCATCGCCCACACCGGGGAAGCTGGGCTGGAGAAAATCCGCTCCGAGGTTCCCGACACGCTGATCCTGGCTTCCAGATTGCCGGACATGGACGGGATGCAGGCCCTGAAGGCAGCCAAGGCGCTGGATGAGGATCTGCCGGTGATTCTGATGACTCACACACCGGAGATTCGGGCAGCGGTGGCCGCCATGCGGGCCGGCGCCCACGACTACCTGGAGAAGCCGCTTAAGCACCACGAGGTGCTGCGGGTTGTGTTCCGCGCCTTGAATGAGCGCTCCCTCAAGCGCAAGCTGCGCTGCCTGTCCTCACAGGTGGAAGACGAGGCCTCGCTGCGGGAGTCGATGGGTCCCAGCAGCGTCATCAGCCGCTTGGCCTCGGAGGTCGCTCGCGTAGCCAAAACCAACTTTAGCGTGCTCATTCTGGGGGAAACCGGAACGGGCAAGGAACTGGTCGCGCGCGCCACTCACGCTCTCAGCTTCCGCTCGCAGAATCCGCTGCTGACCGTGGACTGCGGCGCCGTCCCGGAGACGCTGCTGGACAGCGAGCTTTTCGGACACGAGAAAGGGGCGTACACCGGGGCGGACCACCGCCGGATTGGGAGGTTCGAAATGGCCTCGGGTGGAACCTTCTTCCTGGACGAAGTTTCCAATATGCCCCTGGGATCGCAGGCCAAACTTCTGCGCGTGCTGCAGGAGAGAACCATTTGTCGCATTGGCGGTACGCAGCACATCCCCGTGGATGTGCGAATTCTTGCGGCCAGCAATCAGGATCTGCACCGGGCGGCGGAAAGCAAACAAGGTCTGTTTCGCCGTGATGTGTACTTCCGTCTGAACGAATACACCATCAAACTCCCCCCCCTGCGGGAGCGGCGCGAGGACATCCCGTATCTGGCCCAGCGCTTTCTGAACCTCACCAACGCCGAACTGCATAAGAAGGTGGAGAACTTTACCCAGGGTGCGGCCGATGCCCTGCTGGCTTACCACTGGCCAGGCAACGTCCGCGAGCTGCGCTCCATGATCCGGCGGGCGGTTCTTCTGGCGGATGACACCATCGACGAGCACCATCTGGCCATTCCCACCGCTCCGCCGCAGGTCGCGGCGATTTCGGAGGACGATGCGGGTTATGCGGCGGCCGGGCAGAAGCCTTGGAACGGCTTATCCCTGAAAGACATTGTGCAACCGAGGATCGCTGCCCTGGAGCGGGAGATTCTGCTGCGCGTGATGCGGGAAACCGGCGGCAACAAAGCCAGGGCATCGCGCTTGCTGCACATCGACTACAAGACCATTCACCTCAAACTCAAAGAGTACGGCATTCCCGCTGAGAGAACGAGAAAAGGAGAGTTCTAA